The following DNA comes from Streptococcus pasteurianus.
CACAGTTAAACTATGCAGGTCACATTGTCACACATGGTGTTTCTTACTCACTTCGAGAGGACGCTAACAAAGCACAAGAAATGGTTGTAAAATCACAAGGACATGCCCAAAAATTGGTGGCGTTGGTGAATGGTTTGTAAAAAATATTGATATTTTAGGAGCTCAGATTATTTAATCTGAGTTTTTATTTGACAAGAATTATATACTATTTGACAAATATTTTTTCATTTTTGACAAAGATGCTTGTCAAAAATAAAAAACGATGTTATAATCAAATCAACAAAAGGGAGGAGATTATATGTCGGATAAAAATTGGTTTCTTATTTTTCTTGCTATTTTTGGTGCTTATTTAACATCAGAAGCACCAAATCCTAGGAGGAAGGAATTGTTAAAAAACAATTTCTAAAAAGGAAGCAACTTTTGTTAGTTACTAGAATGGAGGGTATTTTGGTCTTAAAAAATCGTCTTAAAGAATTGCGGGCGCGTGATGGGTTAAATCAAACTCAACTAGCCAAATTAGCTAAGGTTTCTAGGCAAACGATCAGTCTCCTAGAACGCAATGAATACACGCCATCGGTGATTATCGCTCTGCGCATTGCACACATATTCAACGAACCTGTCGAAAATGTTTTTAGTCTTGATGAAGAGGGAGAAGAAGAATGAAAAAAACAAAAAGATTAACAATTGCACAACGTATCTTAACGTGGTTTGGAATCTTCGTAGTTAGTGCGCTTGCAGGTGGGCTTATTGTTATTGGTTATTTTGGTGTTGATTTTGGCGATAATGTGTTAACGTTTAATTATGATACTTTTATGGCTTTGGCTTATGGGATTACTGCTATTTCAATTATTGTTACATTATGGTTTATGTATCAAGCAAACCATTACCATAATCGTTATGAAAGCATGGGTGATGATGCTGATGAAGATGATAGTTATGAGGTTTATCGCAAGACATTTAAAAATTTAGAGTTTGCAACAATTTTCTACAATGTCTCAGTAGCGTTAATTCTCCTTTCAATATTTGGTGATGTTTACGGTTTCCATGATAGGATTGTTAGCGGTGCTGCCCTTAATCTTACAGCATATGTAAAAGATATCATTTTCCTAGCTCTGCTAATTATTTTTCAAGTGATGATATTTAAATTAACTCAGAAAATTCGTCACTATAAATTATCAACTTTTCCGACAATTAAAGAAGTAAAGGAATTTGCTTATTCTTATGATGAAGGGGAGCTTCAAGCAAATTATGAACAAGCATTCTTGATTGTTTTTAATCTTAATCAGTATTTACCATTTGTTTATATTGTGTTGTGTGTGTTAGCAACACTTAGCTCAGTTGATGTCACTTCAGGTTTGGTCGTAACGACAGCAATCTATCTCTATATCAATCTTGCGAACATTCGCTTTGTTAATAAATATTTCAGAAAATAAGAAAAATGATTGACAGCGTTTTTAAATCGTGCTAATCTAAAAAAGAATTGAATAGTTTTCTTCGGGGTGGGGTGTGATTCCCGACCGACGGTGATTCTTTGTCGTTGATTGCTATTTGCTTTTATTCGTTGTTGACGCCTCTTGCCTAACACCAGTTATGTCTGCAAGGTGTCGCCTAGACTAAAAGCAAATCATCAATCAACTTTGTTTGATAATCAAATGAGCAAAGATAAGTCCGTGAGCGCAAGCTGATCTGGTGCGATTCCAGAACCGACAGTATAGTCTGGATGGGAGAAGAAATTGATAGAGTGTCAAAGGGCAAGGCTCTTGCTTTTTGGAATACTTTTTTAGTTGTCTTTGATTGCCTCGTAGTGTATTGCTACGAGGTTTTTGATTACAATTATTGTTTTTTGGTGTTGCTTGATGCAATGGTAAAAATGAATTATCCCGATGAAATTGCTTTGGCTAAGGTCGCTAAGCTTGTTTTCATTGGGATTTTTTTGCTAGAAAGGAGGCTTTTATGCACGAAAACTATATGGCACAGGCAATTGCAGCAGCTAAACAAGGCTTTAGGCAGATTTATACCAATCCCTTAGTTGGTGCGGTTATCGTTAAAAATGGTCGTGTGATTGCTCGTGGTGCGCATTTGCAGTATGGTCACGAGCATGCTGAGAAAAATGCGATTTTGCATTGTGAAGTCCCTGAAGAACTAGCCAATTCAACTCTTTATGTGACTCTGGAACCTTGTCATCATACTGGGAAGCAGCCGCCTTGTACGCAGGCGATTGTTGAAGCAGGCATTAAAAAGGTTGTTGTTGGACAGCTTGACCCCAATCCTTTGGTTGCTGGAAAAGGTTTAGAATTCTTGAAAAGTCAAGGAATTGAGGTTGTCACACAAGTTTTGGAAAATGAGGCACGCGCACTTAATCCGCATTATAATTTTTACCATGAATACAAGCGCCCTTACGTGGTTTTGAAACAAGCGGTGAGTTTGGATGGGAAAATTGCGGTGCTTGGCAAACGAACTGCCTTGACCAATGATGAAACCAACCGTTTTGTTCATGATGAGCGAGATGATTACCAAGCCATTTTGGTTGGTGCTGACACAGTTTTGATTGATAACCCACAATTATTGGGCGCTGGGACGAGTTTGTATCCGCCAGTACGCGTGATTTTGGACGAAACAGGGCGCATTTTTGACAAACGAGAGCTACAAATTTTTAAAAATCAATCAGCGCCAGTTTACATTTTTAGTAGGCGACAAGTTGCGAATTTGCCTGCGCATATCACGGTTATAGCCTTATCTAATTTTTCCATTGCTAACATTTTGCAGGCGCTTTATGAGAAAAAGATTCAGTCTGTTTATGTCGAGGGCGGAGCGCAGGTTCATGATGCATTTTTAGCGAGCGATTTATGGGATGAGCTCATTTCTTACGTGACCCCTAAGGTGATTGGTGGCAATGGCAGAGCTGCTATGGCAAGTTCTCGTCAGGTTGAACAAGTTTACGATTTGCAGGATTTTTCAGTTCAAACAATTGGCACTAATCTACGTTTGTCAGTCAAAAGGAGGTTGTGATGTTTACAGGATTAATTCAAGAACAAGGGCGTATCAGCCGAATCGTCAAACAGCAACACAGTATCAAATTAACTTGCAAAGCTTCACGAAAATTATTAGCGGATTACAAAGTCGGTGATAGTATGGCAATCAATGGGGTTTGTCTGACTTGTGTGGCTAAAGCAGGTGATACGTTTACGGTGGATATTATGCCAGAGACTTTTAAGCGCACTATTTTTTCAGAATGTCGTATCGGTGATTTGGTGAATCTTGAGCTGGCTATGGCTGCTAATGCACGTTTTGAAGGGCACCTTGTGACGGGGCACGTTGATAGTGTCGCAACTCTCATCCAAAAACACAGCGATGAAAATGCTATCGTGCTCAGCTTTGCTATTTCCCAAAAACTCGCAGGGCAAATCGTGGGGCAGGGCTCAATCGCAGTCAATGGGGTTAGTCTGACGGTGGTGTCGGTGACGTCTGGGCAATTTAGCGTGTCGCTGATTCCGCATACGGCGAAAGAAACTAACTTGGCTCGACTCAAAAAAGGCGATAAGGTCAATATCGAGACGGATATTTTAGCCAAATACATGCAAGCACAAGTTACAAAAATG
Coding sequences within:
- a CDS encoding helix-turn-helix transcriptional regulator, with translation MLVTRMEGILVLKNRLKELRARDGLNQTQLAKLAKVSRQTISLLERNEYTPSVIIALRIAHIFNEPVENVFSLDEEGEEE
- a CDS encoding DUF3169 family protein, yielding MKKTKRLTIAQRILTWFGIFVVSALAGGLIVIGYFGVDFGDNVLTFNYDTFMALAYGITAISIIVTLWFMYQANHYHNRYESMGDDADEDDSYEVYRKTFKNLEFATIFYNVSVALILLSIFGDVYGFHDRIVSGAALNLTAYVKDIIFLALLIIFQVMIFKLTQKIRHYKLSTFPTIKEVKEFAYSYDEGELQANYEQAFLIVFNLNQYLPFVYIVLCVLATLSSVDVTSGLVVTTAIYLYINLANIRFVNKYFRK
- the ribD gene encoding bifunctional diaminohydroxyphosphoribosylaminopyrimidine deaminase/5-amino-6-(5-phosphoribosylamino)uracil reductase RibD; translation: MHENYMAQAIAAAKQGFRQIYTNPLVGAVIVKNGRVIARGAHLQYGHEHAEKNAILHCEVPEELANSTLYVTLEPCHHTGKQPPCTQAIVEAGIKKVVVGQLDPNPLVAGKGLEFLKSQGIEVVTQVLENEARALNPHYNFYHEYKRPYVVLKQAVSLDGKIAVLGKRTALTNDETNRFVHDERDDYQAILVGADTVLIDNPQLLGAGTSLYPPVRVILDETGRIFDKRELQIFKNQSAPVYIFSRRQVANLPAHITVIALSNFSIANILQALYEKKIQSVYVEGGAQVHDAFLASDLWDELISYVTPKVIGGNGRAAMASSRQVEQVYDLQDFSVQTIGTNLRLSVKRRL
- a CDS encoding riboflavin synthase codes for the protein MFTGLIQEQGRISRIVKQQHSIKLTCKASRKLLADYKVGDSMAINGVCLTCVAKAGDTFTVDIMPETFKRTIFSECRIGDLVNLELAMAANARFEGHLVTGHVDSVATLIQKHSDENAIVLSFAISQKLAGQIVGQGSIAVNGVSLTVVSVTSGQFSVSLIPHTAKETNLARLKKGDKVNIETDILAKYMQAQVTKMGGQ